Genomic window (Desulfovibrio sp. X2):
GCCTCCAGGCCGTCGCCCGCGCGACAGGAGACGGGCAGCACCGCGATTCCGGCGTTGAGCGCCGTGGCGTGGGCCGAGGCGCGGCCGAGATCGAAGTCCACATAGGGCAGGAGGTCGGTCTTGTTCAGCAGAAGGACCGAGGAGATGTGGAAGAGCAGGGGATATTTCTCCGGCTTGTCGTCTCCCTCGGTGACGGAGAGCAGGGCCACGTTGTGGTCCTCGCCCACGGAGAATTCCGCGGGGCAGACCAGGTTGCCCACGTTCTCGACGAACAGGATGTCCAGGCTGGTGAGGTCGAGCGAGCCCAGGGCCTCCATGACCATGGAGCCGTCCAGGTGGCAGCCGCCCTCGGTGTTGATCTGCACGGCCTGCGCGCCGGTCGCGGCCACGCGGCGGGCGTCGTTGTCGGTCTGCAGGTCGCCCTCGATGACGGCCATGCGGAACTCGCCCGCCAGGTCGCGCAGGGTGCGTTCGAGCAGCGAGGTCTTGCCCGCGCCCGGCGAGCTCATGAGGTTCAGGACCAGGATCTTCTTTTCCGCGAACATCTTCTTGAGCTGCCCGGCGATGCGGTCGTTGGCCTCGAGAATGTTGCGAACCACGGGTATCTGCATGGGAGACGACCTCCTATTCGGCTTCGATGTGGGCGATGTGCAGCTCGCGCCCGGCCACGACCTCGTGGCCGATCTGCTCGCCGCAGACGGGGCAGGGGGCGAGCACCGCGGTGATGTCCTCGGGCTCGAACTCGCGGCGGCAGCCGCCGCAGCGGAGCTTCAGCGGAATCTCCTCGGTCTCCAGGCGCGCGCCTTCCATGTCGGTGTCCTTGGTCATGACCTCCCAGGCGAACTCGAGCGCCTCGGGGACGACGTTGGTCAGTCGGCCATGGACCACGCGGACGGCCAGGAGCCGGGTGACGCCGTGGCGTCCCATCTCCTGCCGGATGATGTCCTGCAGGCTCTGGACGATGGACATTTCATGCATGGCAGGGGGCTATACCGGAAGCCGCCGCTTCCGTCCAGGCGAAGAAGTTTCGGAGCGCGCGGGTACGCTTTGCCCGCGCCGTTCGCTTCCCCCTTGACTTCGTCCGCCCGATCGCGTTCTTTCCTGACAGCCGTCCCGGCCTGTATTTCTGATTCTCGTGCGCCCGGGTGCTCTCTTTTTCCGCGAAGCGACCTCTTTTCCCAGCAAGGAGCGAATGATGTACGTCGGCCTGAAGATGCTCAAGAAGTTCGACACGGTGACTCCCAAGACCCTGGTCAAGGACGCCCGCAAGCTCCTGGACGAGGACAACCTCTGGATCCTCCTGGTCATGGACGGCGACAAGCTGGTCGGCTACGTGCGGCTCGAGGACATCATGGCCGCACTGCCCTCGCTCCTGACGGCGCTCGAGAAGCACGAGATCAACTACCTCATGTCCAAGCTCACGGTGGAAAAGATCATCCGGAAGGACATGGTCACCGTTTCCCCGACCATGGACATCGAGACCGCCGCCCAGATCATGCACGAGAAGAACCTGGCCGGGCTGGCCGTGGTCGACGACACCACGGGCAAGCTGCTCGGCTACATCAACCGCACGGTCATGCTCGACGTGCTGGTGGAGGAGATGGGGCTCAGGCAGGGCGGGCAGCGCATCGTCATCGAGACGGCCGACCGCACGGGCGTGATCCACGAGGTCTCGGGCAT
Coding sequences:
- a CDS encoding hydrogenase maturation nickel metallochaperone HypA; amino-acid sequence: MHEMSIVQSLQDIIRQEMGRHGVTRLLAVRVVHGRLTNVVPEALEFAWEVMTKDTDMEGARLETEEIPLKLRCGGCRREFEPEDITAVLAPCPVCGEQIGHEVVAGRELHIAHIEAE
- the hypB gene encoding hydrogenase nickel incorporation protein HypB — translated: MQIPVVRNILEANDRIAGQLKKMFAEKKILVLNLMSSPGAGKTSLLERTLRDLAGEFRMAVIEGDLQTDNDARRVAATGAQAVQINTEGGCHLDGSMVMEALGSLDLTSLDILFVENVGNLVCPAEFSVGEDHNVALLSVTEGDDKPEKYPLLFHISSVLLLNKTDLLPYVDFDLGRASAHATALNAGIAVLPVSCRAGDGLEAWYDWLRAARAAKAGAA
- a CDS encoding CBS domain-containing protein, with the translated sequence MYVGLKMLKKFDTVTPKTLVKDARKLLDEDNLWILLVMDGDKLVGYVRLEDIMAALPSLLTALEKHEINYLMSKLTVEKIIRKDMVTVSPTMDIETAAQIMHEKNLAGLAVVDDTTGKLLGYINRTVMLDVLVEEMGLRQGGQRIVIETADRTGVIHEVSGIIASLGMSIISTGTFFHQERRMIVFRVAAQDASPVAAALQDKGYTLVTAEDFVGEWL